One segment of Gadus chalcogrammus isolate NIFS_2021 chromosome 8, NIFS_Gcha_1.0, whole genome shotgun sequence DNA contains the following:
- the plekhj1 gene encoding pleckstrin homology domain-containing family J member 1 → MRFNEKELVSLSRQPSERAAELGMKGPKKGDVVKKRLVKLVVNFLFYFRIDEEEPIGALLLEQCRVERESGQVFSIAFLDETEKKYMFECDYEEQCGEWIDAIIKASYEFMRKNLIFYRTEIHRLTGQDPLEQYGISDETRFQVNSGLQLTPKETSSM, encoded by the exons ATGCGTTTCAACGAGAAAGAACTCGTGTCACTGAGCCGTCAACCTTCAGAAAGGGCCGCTGAACTTGGCATGAAAGGACCCAAAAAAGGAGATG TTGTGAAGAAGAGGTTGGTGAAACTAGTGGTCAACTTTCTTTTCTATTTCCGgattgatgaggaggag CCCATTGGTGCTTTGCTGCTCGAACAGTGCCgggtagagagagagtctgGCCAAGTCTTCTCTATTG CATTTTTAGACGAGACAGAGAAAAAGTACATGTTTGAGTGTGACTATGAAGAACAATGTGGGGAATGGATAGACGCCATCATTAAAGCCAG TTATGAGTTCATGAGGAAGAACCTTATATTCTATCGTACTGAAATCCACAGACTGACTGGCCAG GACCCCTTGGAACAGTATGGCATTTCAGATGAAACCCGTTTCCAGGTCAACAGTGGACTGCAGCTAACGCCTAAAGAAACCTCGTCCATGTAG
- the sf3a2 gene encoding splicing factor 3A subunit 2: protein MDFQHRAGGKTGSGGVASTSESNRDRRERLRQLALETIDINKDPYFMKNHLGSYECKLCLTLHNNEGSYLAHTQGKKHQTNLARRAAKEAKEAPAQPAPEKVKVEVKKFVKIGRPGYKVTKQRDPESAQQSLLFQIDYPEIAEGIGPRHRFMSAYEQRIEPPDRRWQYLLLAAEPYETIAFKVPSREIDKAENRFWTHWNKETKQFFLQFHFKMEKSISQSSGPVPPANIKRPPPLMSGMGPRPPNEPMPPPPPGGMSHPPLPPGAPGGPQMPPQMPPQMPMPPMPMRPPPPDGLSMAN from the exons ATGGATTTCCAGCACCGAGCTGGGGGCAAGACGGGGAGTGGTGGGGTCGCCTCCACCTCTGAAAGCAACCGAGATAGGCGAGAACGGCTGCGCCAGTTGGCTCTGGAGACCATTGACATCAACAAAGATCCATATTTTATGAAAAATCACTTGGGCTCATACGAGTGCAAACTTTGTCTAACTCTTCACAATAATGAG GGCAGCTATTTAGCTCACACTCAAGGAAAGAAACATCAGACGAACTT GGCAAGAAGGGCGGCTAAAGAGGCAAAAGAAGCTCCTGCTCAGCCAGCTCCGGAGAAGGTGAAAGTTGAGGTTAAGAAGTTTGTAAAGATTGGACGACCTGGATACAAAG TCACCAAACAGAGAGATCCAGAGAGTGCTCAGCAGTCCCTGCTCTTCCAG ATCGACTACCCGGAGATAGCTGAAGGGATCGGACCCAGACATCGCTTCATGTCTGCTTATGAACAGAGAATCGAGCCGCCAGATCGCCGCTGGCAGTACCTCCTTCTAGCTGCAGAGCCATATGAAACCATCGCCTTCAAG GTTCCCAGCAGAGAAATTGATAAGGCAGAGAACCGCTTCTGGACCCATTGGAACAAAGAAACCAAACAG TTCTTCTTACAATTCCATTTCAAAATGGAGAAATCCATCTCTCAGTCCAGTGGGCCGGTGCCCCCAGCAAACATTAAACGGCCTCCTCCGCTCATGAGTGGGATGGGCCCTCGTCCGCCAAACGAGCCTATGCCGCCACCCCCGCCAGGGGGGAtgtctcatcctcctctccctcccggtGCTCCAGGCGGTCCCCAGATGCCCCCCCAGATGCCCCCTCAGATGCCCATGCCTCCCATGCCAATGaggccccctcccccagacggTCTCTCCATGGCTAACTGA
- the LOC130387541 gene encoding uncharacterized protein LOC130387541 isoform X1, giving the protein MENRYGSSETKIGPSGPEPPPLKPVRHIRRPEMYPSRRMQEQSGASLTQHQPQPVPRAHPRDPSTPRSSPLHKSTSTHNLTQTDTPWESITLNRCLFVAVVILLLSSGLRKLHEALGGHHATHEEESGLTRRLGALKHRAISETQPQSSLWEVVFWWMPDLTDEDEESGKINRGRSKRRAADKISRSHRNRPLLENLMKPRENKLKDRRRKRTRDDSEKVDVKNKLKETNSLEETEEGDVDEVEGDGDIPVKSRGQMKKED; this is encoded by the exons ATGGAGAACAGATATGGGTCATCTGAGACCAAGATAGGACCATCTGGACCTGAGCCTCCACCACTGAAACCAGTACGGCATATTCGCAGACCAG AAATGTATCCCTCCAGAAGAATGCAAGAG CAGAGCGGAGCTTCACTTACACAACATCAACCACAGCCAGTACCCCGGGCTCATCCCCGGGACCCCAGCACCCCTCGATCCT cgCCTCTCCATAAGTCAACCTCCACGCACAACCTGACCCAGACAGACACGCCGTGGGAGAGCATCACCCTGAACCGCTGTCTGTTCGTGGCCGTCGTGATACTGCTGCTCTCCTCCGGGCTCCGTAAGCTGCATG AAGCTTTGGGTGGGCATCATGCAACACATGAGGAGGAGTCTGGACTTACGAGGCGCCTGGGGGCTTTGAAACACAGAGCGATATCAGAG ACCCAGCCTCAGTCGTCTCTATGGGAAGTCGTGTTTTGGTGGATGCCAGACTTGACAGATGAAGACGAGGAAAGCGGCAAAATCAATAGAGGGAGGTCAAAGAGAAGAGCGGCGGACAAAATTTCAAGAAGCCACAGGAACAGACCGCTGCTAGAAAATCTCATGAAACCAAGAGAAAACAAATTAAAGGacaggagaagaaagaggacaAGAGATGACTCAGAGAAGGTTGACGTCAAGAACAAGCTAAAGGAGACGAATAGCCtcgaggagacagaggagggtgATGTGGACGAGGtagagggagacggggacaTACCTGTTAAGAGCAGAGGCCAGATGAAGAAAGAAGACTGA
- the LOC130387541 gene encoding uncharacterized protein LOC130387541 isoform X5, giving the protein MENRYGSSETKIGPSGPEPPPLKPVRHIRRPEMYPSRRMQEQSGASLTQHQPQPVPRAHPRDPSTPRSSPLHKSTSTHNLTQTDTPWESITLNRCLFVAVVILLLSSGLPLGGHHATHEEESGLTRRLGALKHRAISETQPQSSLWEVVFWWMPDLTDEDEESGKINRGRSKRRAADKISRSHRNRPLLENLMKPRENKLKDRRRKRTRDDSEKVDVKNKLKETNSLEETEEGDVDEVEGDGDIPVKSRGQMKKED; this is encoded by the exons ATGGAGAACAGATATGGGTCATCTGAGACCAAGATAGGACCATCTGGACCTGAGCCTCCACCACTGAAACCAGTACGGCATATTCGCAGACCAG AAATGTATCCCTCCAGAAGAATGCAAGAG CAGAGCGGAGCTTCACTTACACAACATCAACCACAGCCAGTACCCCGGGCTCATCCCCGGGACCCCAGCACCCCTCGATCCT cgCCTCTCCATAAGTCAACCTCCACGCACAACCTGACCCAGACAGACACGCCGTGGGAGAGCATCACCCTGAACCGCTGTCTGTTCGTGGCCGTCGTGATACTGCTGCTCTCCTCCGGGCTCC CTTTGGGTGGGCATCATGCAACACATGAGGAGGAGTCTGGACTTACGAGGCGCCTGGGGGCTTTGAAACACAGAGCGATATCAGAG ACCCAGCCTCAGTCGTCTCTATGGGAAGTCGTGTTTTGGTGGATGCCAGACTTGACAGATGAAGACGAGGAAAGCGGCAAAATCAATAGAGGGAGGTCAAAGAGAAGAGCGGCGGACAAAATTTCAAGAAGCCACAGGAACAGACCGCTGCTAGAAAATCTCATGAAACCAAGAGAAAACAAATTAAAGGacaggagaagaaagaggacaAGAGATGACTCAGAGAAGGTTGACGTCAAGAACAAGCTAAAGGAGACGAATAGCCtcgaggagacagaggagggtgATGTGGACGAGGtagagggagacggggacaTACCTGTTAAGAGCAGAGGCCAGATGAAGAAAGAAGACTGA
- the LOC130387541 gene encoding uncharacterized protein LOC130387541 isoform X4: MENRYGSSETKIGPSGPEPPPLKPVRHIRRPEMYPSRRMQEQSGASLTQHQPQPVPRAHPRDPSTPRSSPLHKSTSTHNLTQTDTPWESITLNRCLFVAVVILLLSSGLQALGGHHATHEEESGLTRRLGALKHRAISETQPQSSLWEVVFWWMPDLTDEDEESGKINRGRSKRRAADKISRSHRNRPLLENLMKPRENKLKDRRRKRTRDDSEKVDVKNKLKETNSLEETEEGDVDEVEGDGDIPVKSRGQMKKED, encoded by the exons ATGGAGAACAGATATGGGTCATCTGAGACCAAGATAGGACCATCTGGACCTGAGCCTCCACCACTGAAACCAGTACGGCATATTCGCAGACCAG AAATGTATCCCTCCAGAAGAATGCAAGAG CAGAGCGGAGCTTCACTTACACAACATCAACCACAGCCAGTACCCCGGGCTCATCCCCGGGACCCCAGCACCCCTCGATCCT cgCCTCTCCATAAGTCAACCTCCACGCACAACCTGACCCAGACAGACACGCCGTGGGAGAGCATCACCCTGAACCGCTGTCTGTTCGTGGCCGTCGTGATACTGCTGCTCTCCTCCGGGCTCC AAGCTTTGGGTGGGCATCATGCAACACATGAGGAGGAGTCTGGACTTACGAGGCGCCTGGGGGCTTTGAAACACAGAGCGATATCAGAG ACCCAGCCTCAGTCGTCTCTATGGGAAGTCGTGTTTTGGTGGATGCCAGACTTGACAGATGAAGACGAGGAAAGCGGCAAAATCAATAGAGGGAGGTCAAAGAGAAGAGCGGCGGACAAAATTTCAAGAAGCCACAGGAACAGACCGCTGCTAGAAAATCTCATGAAACCAAGAGAAAACAAATTAAAGGacaggagaagaaagaggacaAGAGATGACTCAGAGAAGGTTGACGTCAAGAACAAGCTAAAGGAGACGAATAGCCtcgaggagacagaggagggtgATGTGGACGAGGtagagggagacggggacaTACCTGTTAAGAGCAGAGGCCAGATGAAGAAAGAAGACTGA
- the LOC130387541 gene encoding uncharacterized protein LOC130387541 isoform X2 has translation MENRYGSSETKIGPSGPEPPPLKPVRHIRRPEMYPSRRMQEQSGASLTQHQPQPVPRAHPRDPSTPRSSPLHKSTSTHNLTQTDTPWESITLNRCLFVAVVILLLSSGLRKLHALGGHHATHEEESGLTRRLGALKHRAISETQPQSSLWEVVFWWMPDLTDEDEESGKINRGRSKRRAADKISRSHRNRPLLENLMKPRENKLKDRRRKRTRDDSEKVDVKNKLKETNSLEETEEGDVDEVEGDGDIPVKSRGQMKKED, from the exons ATGGAGAACAGATATGGGTCATCTGAGACCAAGATAGGACCATCTGGACCTGAGCCTCCACCACTGAAACCAGTACGGCATATTCGCAGACCAG AAATGTATCCCTCCAGAAGAATGCAAGAG CAGAGCGGAGCTTCACTTACACAACATCAACCACAGCCAGTACCCCGGGCTCATCCCCGGGACCCCAGCACCCCTCGATCCT cgCCTCTCCATAAGTCAACCTCCACGCACAACCTGACCCAGACAGACACGCCGTGGGAGAGCATCACCCTGAACCGCTGTCTGTTCGTGGCCGTCGTGATACTGCTGCTCTCCTCCGGGCTCCGTAAGCTGCATG CTTTGGGTGGGCATCATGCAACACATGAGGAGGAGTCTGGACTTACGAGGCGCCTGGGGGCTTTGAAACACAGAGCGATATCAGAG ACCCAGCCTCAGTCGTCTCTATGGGAAGTCGTGTTTTGGTGGATGCCAGACTTGACAGATGAAGACGAGGAAAGCGGCAAAATCAATAGAGGGAGGTCAAAGAGAAGAGCGGCGGACAAAATTTCAAGAAGCCACAGGAACAGACCGCTGCTAGAAAATCTCATGAAACCAAGAGAAAACAAATTAAAGGacaggagaagaaagaggacaAGAGATGACTCAGAGAAGGTTGACGTCAAGAACAAGCTAAAGGAGACGAATAGCCtcgaggagacagaggagggtgATGTGGACGAGGtagagggagacggggacaTACCTGTTAAGAGCAGAGGCCAGATGAAGAAAGAAGACTGA
- the LOC130387541 gene encoding uncharacterized protein LOC130387541 isoform X3, producing the protein MENRYGSSETKIGPSGPEPPPLKPVRHIRRPEMYPSRRMQESGASLTQHQPQPVPRAHPRDPSTPRSSPLHKSTSTHNLTQTDTPWESITLNRCLFVAVVILLLSSGLRKLHEALGGHHATHEEESGLTRRLGALKHRAISETQPQSSLWEVVFWWMPDLTDEDEESGKINRGRSKRRAADKISRSHRNRPLLENLMKPRENKLKDRRRKRTRDDSEKVDVKNKLKETNSLEETEEGDVDEVEGDGDIPVKSRGQMKKED; encoded by the exons ATGGAGAACAGATATGGGTCATCTGAGACCAAGATAGGACCATCTGGACCTGAGCCTCCACCACTGAAACCAGTACGGCATATTCGCAGACCAG AAATGTATCCCTCCAGAAGAATGCAAGAG AGCGGAGCTTCACTTACACAACATCAACCACAGCCAGTACCCCGGGCTCATCCCCGGGACCCCAGCACCCCTCGATCCT cgCCTCTCCATAAGTCAACCTCCACGCACAACCTGACCCAGACAGACACGCCGTGGGAGAGCATCACCCTGAACCGCTGTCTGTTCGTGGCCGTCGTGATACTGCTGCTCTCCTCCGGGCTCCGTAAGCTGCATG AAGCTTTGGGTGGGCATCATGCAACACATGAGGAGGAGTCTGGACTTACGAGGCGCCTGGGGGCTTTGAAACACAGAGCGATATCAGAG ACCCAGCCTCAGTCGTCTCTATGGGAAGTCGTGTTTTGGTGGATGCCAGACTTGACAGATGAAGACGAGGAAAGCGGCAAAATCAATAGAGGGAGGTCAAAGAGAAGAGCGGCGGACAAAATTTCAAGAAGCCACAGGAACAGACCGCTGCTAGAAAATCTCATGAAACCAAGAGAAAACAAATTAAAGGacaggagaagaaagaggacaAGAGATGACTCAGAGAAGGTTGACGTCAAGAACAAGCTAAAGGAGACGAATAGCCtcgaggagacagaggagggtgATGTGGACGAGGtagagggagacggggacaTACCTGTTAAGAGCAGAGGCCAGATGAAGAAAGAAGACTGA